The window CCTGCAGTTCAACGGCACCTACGAGATGACACCGGAGCAGCGAGTGGAGTGGGAAGAGGGCGTGCGGTCGCTTTACGACGGCATGGTCCGGATCGTCGTCACGCCGACCTGGGCCAAGCTGATCGACTTCGAGACGACGCTGCCCACCGCCGTCGAGGAACTGGTGCGGCGGCGCGACGAGCGTCAGGACGCCTGAGGAGGGAAATCACCATGGAGAACAAGACCTTTCCGCGACTGGAACACCTCGGCGTCGTCGTGCGGGACCTCGCGGCCGCGACGGCCTTCTTCGTCGAGCTCGGGCTCGAGGTGGAGGGCGAGGCGACGGTCGAGGGTCCCGCGGTCGACCGCATCAACGGCCTCGACGGCGTGCGGTCGGACATCGTGATGCTGCGGCCGCCGGACGGCCACGGACGGCTCGAGCTGGCCCGCTACCACACGCCGGCCGGCCCGGAAGGCGACCCGCGGGCGCCCGCGAACACACCCGGCCTCCGGCACGTCCTCTTCGAGGTCGAAGGCATCGAGGACGTTCTCGACCGGCTGCGGCCGCACGGCGCCGAGCTGGTCGGCGAGGTGGTGCAGTACGAGGACAGCTGGCGGCTCTGCTACGTCCGCGGCCCCGAGGGGATCATCGTCGAACTGGCCGAACGGGTCCGGTGACGCGTGGACGAAGTGCTGCTCCGGAGCCTGACGCCGAACGTGCTCGGAATCCTCGTCCGGCGCGGCGCCGACTTCGCGGCGGCCGAGGACGCCGTGCAGGACGCGCTGGTCGAGGCCCTCCGCGTCTGGCCGGCCGACCCACCGCGTGATCCGAAGGGCTGGCTGGTGACGGTCGCGTGGCGCAAGTTCCTCGACGCGGCCCGGTCGGACACCGCGCGGCGGCGGCGTGAGGACCTCGTCGACGTCGAGCCGGCGCCCGGGCCGGCGTCGGCCGAGGACGACACGCTCCAGCTGTACTTCCTGTGCGCGCACCCGTCGCTGACGCCGTCTTCGGCGGTCGCGCTCACCTTGCGCGCTGTCGGCGGATTGACCACGCGCCAGATCGCGCAGGCGTACCTGGTCCCCGAAACGACCATGGCGCAGCGGATCAGCCGGGCGAAGCGGACGGTCGGGCAGGTGCGGCTGGACCAGCTCGGCGACGTCGCGACCGTGCTGCGCGTCCTCTACCTCGTGTTCAACGAGGGTTACTCCGGCGACGTCGACCTGGCCGCCGAGGCCATCCGGCTGACCCGGCAGCTCGCGGCCGCGACCGACCACCCCGAGGTCGCGGGGCTGCTGGCGCTCATGCTGCTGCACCACGCCCGGCGCGCGGGCCGGACCGCGGCCGACGGCAGCCTGGTGCCGCTCGCCGAACAGGACCGCGGCCGGTGGGACACGCGGGCGATCGCCGAGGGCGTGGGGATCCTGCAGACGGCGCTCGCCCGCGACCGGCTGGGCGAGTTCCAGGCGCAGGCGGCCATCGCGGCCCTGCACGCGGACGCGCAGACCGCCGAGGAGACGGACTGGGTGCAGATCGTCGAGTGGTACGACGAGCTCGCGCGCCTGACCGACAGCCCGGTGGTCCGGCTCAACCGCGCGGTGGCGGTGGGCGAGGCCGACGGGCCGCGCGCCGGGTTGACGGCCCTCGCGGAGCTGGACGAGACGCTCCCCCGCCACACGGCGGTGGCGGCCTACCTCCACGAGCGCGACGGCGACCTGGAGACGGCGGCGCGGTTGTACGCCGAAGCGGCTCTCAAGGCGGCCAACCTCGCTGAACGCGACCATCTGACTCGGCAGGCTGCGCGGCTCAACACCCACCTGCGTGGCTGACGACCGGCGACGCTGTCGGCCGTGGTCGGCTCGAGGGCAACGCGCATGGTCGAGGCCGACCCGACGCTCGTCG of the Amycolatopsis sp. NBC_01488 genome contains:
- a CDS encoding RNA polymerase sigma factor, coding for MDEVLLRSLTPNVLGILVRRGADFAAAEDAVQDALVEALRVWPADPPRDPKGWLVTVAWRKFLDAARSDTARRRREDLVDVEPAPGPASAEDDTLQLYFLCAHPSLTPSSAVALTLRAVGGLTTRQIAQAYLVPETTMAQRISRAKRTVGQVRLDQLGDVATVLRVLYLVFNEGYSGDVDLAAEAIRLTRQLAAATDHPEVAGLLALMLLHHARRAGRTAADGSLVPLAEQDRGRWDTRAIAEGVGILQTALARDRLGEFQAQAAIAALHADAQTAEETDWVQIVEWYDELARLTDSPVVRLNRAVAVGEADGPRAGLTALAELDETLPRHTAVAAYLHERDGDLETAARLYAEAALKAANLAERDHLTRQAARLNTHLRG
- a CDS encoding VOC family protein, translating into MENKTFPRLEHLGVVVRDLAAATAFFVELGLEVEGEATVEGPAVDRINGLDGVRSDIVMLRPPDGHGRLELARYHTPAGPEGDPRAPANTPGLRHVLFEVEGIEDVLDRLRPHGAELVGEVVQYEDSWRLCYVRGPEGIIVELAERVR